One genomic region from Vanacampus margaritifer isolate UIUO_Vmar chromosome 2, RoL_Vmar_1.0, whole genome shotgun sequence encodes:
- the LOC144044360 gene encoding collagen alpha-1(XIV) chain-like yields MATVNLSAQSNGSDLPVQSEMTTDLPVQSEMATVNLSAQSNGSDLPVQSEMTTDLSVQSEITTVNLSAQSNGSATGSPEEENVTCDTTTAADMVFLVDGSGSIGLSNFQLILIFLENLVQGFMVDINQIRVGLVQFSTQPRLEWNLTTHMTKAAVVDAIRNLTYATGGTATASALTFVLENSFTAEFGSRANVPKVLFLITDGQSNGNVRAPAQALRDAGIQVFAVGVGNANEDELRLIASPPPETHVFNVVDFDVISGIEGSLITSICDMVEEIAGIKNDSIGEAKVYAHIKARVIHAMGVNVTEIFQQFLLNITRNVCTDCRVEVDTTVTQEQTPPV; encoded by the exons ATGGCAACAG taAATCTGTCAGCCCAGTCCAACGGATCAG ATCTGCCAGTCCAGTCTGAGATGACAACAG ATCTGCCAGTCCAGTCCGAGATGGCAACAG taAATCTGTCAGCCCAGTCCAACGGATCAG ATCTGCCAGTCCAGTCTGAGATGACAACAG ATCTGTCAGTCCAGTCCGAGATAACAACAG taAATCTGTCAGCCCAGTCCAACGGATCAG CTACCGGCAGCCCAG AAGAGGAAAATGTCACATGTGACACGACGACTGCCGCAGACATGGTGTTCCTGGTGGATGGCTCGGGGAGCATCGGCCTCAGCAACTTCCAACTGATCCTAATCTTCCTGGAGAACCTGGTGCAGGGCTTCATGGTGGACATCAACCAAATACGCGTCG GCTTGGTGCAGTTCAGCACCCAGCCAAGGCTGGAGTGGAACCTGACCACTCACATGACCAAAGCGGCCGTCGTGGACGCCATCAGGAACCTGACGTACGCAACCGGAGGCACAGCCACAG CTTCGGCGCTGACCTTTGTCCTGGAGAACAGCTTCACAGCAGAATTTGGATCCAGAGCCAATGTTCCCAAGGTTCTCTTCCTAATCACAGACGGGCAATCGAACGGCAACGTGAGGGCACCTGCGCAGGCCCTGAGAGACGCCGGGATCCAAGTATTCGCAGTCG GTGTGGGTAATGCAAACGAGGACGAGCTGAGGCTGATTGCGTCACCGCCCCCCGAAACGCACGTCTTTAACGTGGTGGACTTCGATGTGATAAGCGGCATTGAGGGCTCTCTCATCACGAGCATCTGTGACATGGTGGAGGAGATAGCAG GTATCAAAAATGACTCCATTGGGGAAGCAAAAG TGTACGCGCATATAAAAGCTCGGGTTATCCACGCCATGGGAGTTAACGTGACAGAAATCTTCCAACAA TTCCTCCTCAACATAACTCGCAATGTCTGCACCGATTGCCGAGTTGAGGTCGATACAACGGTAACCCAAGAGCAGACCCCGCCGGTCTGA
- the LOC144044888 gene encoding uncharacterized protein LOC144044888 isoform X2, translating to MDQFVWCFFLLVSIPLINAQTDDDNQPPPPAPIPGEDTGDIILQEETTGAGRVYGHIKARIIHPLGVNATEIIQQFLINVTRGLCMDCDIDVDATVTQQQILPVD from the exons ATGGATCAGTTTGTTTGGTGTTTCTTTCTGTTGGTGTCTATACCTCTGATTAATG CGCAAACTGACGATGATAACCAACCTCCACCACCAG cTCCCATCCCCGGCGAAG ATACCGGCGACATAA TTCTTCAAGAGGAAACCACTGGAGCAGGAAGAG TGTACGGGCATATAAAAGCTCGGATTATCCATCCCCTGGGAGTTAACGCGACAGAAATCATCCAACAA TTCCTCATTAATGTAACTCGTGGATTATGCATGGATTGCGACATTGATGTCGATGCAACGGTAACCCAACAGCAGATCCTGCCCGTAGACTGA
- the LOC144044888 gene encoding uncharacterized protein LOC144044888 isoform X1, giving the protein MDQFVWCFFLLVSIPLINAQTDDDNQPPPPDTNPPAPVDSTPIPGEDTGDIILQEETTGAGRVYGHIKARIIHPLGVNATEIIQQFLINVTRGLCMDCDIDVDATVTQQQILPVD; this is encoded by the exons ATGGATCAGTTTGTTTGGTGTTTCTTTCTGTTGGTGTCTATACCTCTGATTAATG CGCAAACTGACGATGATAACCAACCTCCACCACCAG ATACTAACCCCCCAG CTCCTGTCGACTCAA cTCCCATCCCCGGCGAAG ATACCGGCGACATAA TTCTTCAAGAGGAAACCACTGGAGCAGGAAGAG TGTACGGGCATATAAAAGCTCGGATTATCCATCCCCTGGGAGTTAACGCGACAGAAATCATCCAACAA TTCCTCATTAATGTAACTCGTGGATTATGCATGGATTGCGACATTGATGTCGATGCAACGGTAACCCAACAGCAGATCCTGCCCGTAGACTGA